The Coffea arabica cultivar ET-39 chromosome 2c, Coffea Arabica ET-39 HiFi, whole genome shotgun sequence genome includes the window GAATTATATGCATTTGTATAACgttttgacaatttattaaatgaTTTTCTGCCTATCAGAATATGGGATTTTGCATAGGTTTCTCACCTTGTATTGATGTTAGGTTCTGATGGAGATCATTCATAAAGATGTCATTCTCTAACCCTTATGAAAATGGTCCCATGTTTTAATTCCAAAATCAGTGTATCGGTTTCTTgagttcttttttttcttccagaGATTCAGCAagcttgttttcttttgaattgggatgttttgacttttgGTTGGATATGTTGTCTATGCTGCCATTTTCATTGTTTGACTTGGTGTCAAAATATTGTAATTTCTTTGCTTTTTCATGTGCTGATTTGATGAAACATATGAAAACCTTTGTTGCAGTTTCTGCAAATTCATTCTTGACTTGGTAGGGGAAAACAACTTGGTCTGGTTGCCTTACGTATGAGTCTTGCAATAATGTTCTAAGTTAAATAGTTTGGTTCATCTAAGGATCATGTCTTGCTAATGTAACTTGAATTAGTCAACAGCATCTGGCCATCTTGTGTTCACATTAATGGAGATGAACACGAGAGTTTTGGAGGAAATTGGAAACCCTGAATGAAGCATTTGGAGCACCATTTAGTTTTGTGCCTCTTTTGGACTGGGGATACACTCTTCCATAAACATACATGGATACATCCTCCTAGAAGTGTTGTGCTATAGTTCTAGTTAGTAAAACATTGTGTATTTTGGAAGCAACCGTTCACCAAGACAAAACAGTGGTAcgtattttgaaaaatttttaaggTTAAAATTAACTGTTAGCAGTTGTAACAAGGTGGAAATGGATTTATAACTCAAAGCAGTCTGTTTAAAGAATCTTGTTGCACTGTAGAAATCAGTGAGGTTCACTACATGGTCAAGTAATTGGGAtggtctttctttctttttctggcTGGGTTTAGTATCATTATCTTTAGCCTACATCAGAGAAAATCATCAAAGTGCATTGAGATAACTAACTATTTATTGTGCCTGGTGAACTTGTGGTCATTTGGTCCAGCTTCCTTGTCTAGTTACCAGAGCATGCCAGCGTTTGTATGAGATTCACATTTTCACCACCTTATGCAGGTAAGGAATGGAGACAAAGGCAAATCAGAAAAATAACAGACAAGGTCTTTGATCGTTTCAAGAATGAACAAGGAAGGGCTAATTTGACATTTGAAGATCTGTATATTGCTGTGCTCTTGGTGTTCAAGTAAAATATTACTCCTAGACATATAGCAAACTCTTAGCATTCTGACCACTTATGGTATTTGTAGAAGTATTCTTATCACAGTTCAACTCTTTGATTGTTAGTGATATTAATAAGCGCTTGCCTGGGCCTCATTTTGATCCCCCCTCAAAGGAGCAAGTCAGAGCCTTGATGCAGGTGTGTAATACATATTGTTCTCCTACATCGTTACCTGAAGTACATAGCAACCAAAGTGCTTGTTAATGACTTAAGATAACATCTGCCATTTGAGTAGTTTATTACTTTATTACATATTCACTCTTCCTGAGGCAGTATTGACATTTTATTGATTGTGCAGTAAATTTGTTGAGCTTATCCTGACAATAGTATAAATCTGGCTGCAAATCTTATCATGTAACTGCCACCAACGCAATCTGGAAGTTTCTTAACAGAACAAATGATGATCTAATGTGACAGTATCCAATAACTGTTTTCAGACCTTTTTCTGAATTTAATCCATGTACTTGTCATAACTACATTGTATACAGGATACCTTCATCTTGGCCACCAGTTTTATGCTAGAGTAAACATTTAACCCGTGAGCTTTCTACTTTTTTGCAATATGATTAAAGGCCATAGCTCTTAAGCAATAAGAAGGATAGTAAGCATTCTGATTCAGCTGACTGTGTGAGAGTTGCTCTCTGTGGAATTCTGAATTGGTTATGTTGTTCAGGAGTGCGATATCAACCTTGACGGTGAATTGAACCGTGAAGAGTTTGTGAAGTTCATTCAACAGCTAACAAAAGATACATTCATCACGGTTAGTCAGGGATTGATCATCACTTTGGCTGTGGCACCAACTGTTGCTCTGGTGACAAAGAGGACAACGGAAGGCGTTCCTGGCATTGGAAAGGTAGTGCAGAAATTGCCTAATTCTGTTTATGCATCTCTGGTGACTCTTGCAATTGTTCTGTTCCAGAAGGCAGCAGCTCTGAAGGATTAGATCCTTAAGTCCTCTTGTAAATAAAAAGATACCAAGTAGCACTGAATACCTAAGCTAGAACTTCTGCGATTATAGTTTTCAAGCTTCTTATGTTTGTTGACAATACGTGCTATGGTTGGAATGTCTGGCAACAaacttcatatatatatatatatatactgaaTTACTTTTGGCATGTAAAGGTAAATTATGGGCCACTTGTCcttgttttgtttctttcttggtGGCAAGATACAATCATCAAGATCGCTTTCATGCCATAATTAATCTTGCCCATTTTTGTGGGAGGTATTGGTACATATAGATGCATGGTTAAACTGTCTGCCAAGAAGAAGTCGAGCTTATTGTCAGTTTATCAGGAACATTAACATTCTAAGTCCGACAGCTATTTATATGGTTTTACATATTGGGTTTGACAAAACAATGCATTAGGAACCAATAGCATAGTCGCGTATCAAAAGCAGAGTCATCAATTGTATGGGCCAGCTTACTTCAGTAATGAAGGAACATGAAACAACCCTCCCCACAATTCGAACACAAAAGTAACCTAATAAAACTCGAGGAACTGTATTTGCATCACCAAAACATATGAATTTATTGACAAAAGACTTGGAAGAACAAACTAGGTGAGTTCCAAACCCCCGGAATAGATTAGATATCAGTAACTCTCTTTGTTAGCTCACATCTTCAATTCTGTTGTCCAGGTACCCTGAACACTAGGGTGCTTGGTAACGTGCCGAGTTTTCAATTTGACCACCTTTCTTCCAAGTGAATTTCTTAGCCTGGTTGCACATAGTAGTATGTCCTCGGGAGTCATATTTTTAACAGATACAACCCGCTCATTTTTGTTCCTATACAGTCCCTTCAAATATGGATGCTGACCACGATTAAGCTCCGATACAACCTCCAGCTGGGGGGAGATCTCTTTAAAAGCTGGCAAATGAGATTCCATAAATGCTCTAACACCTCGGCTACTCCCTCCCCAATCACAATAGCTAACAATCAGCTTATTTAACTGCCAGACACCTCTTAGTGCCATCTCAATAGAGTTTAAAGAGTAAACAATGAGCTTGGTTTTGGAGCTTGATTTTAATCACTCAGCTGCTGCACCTTGACTTTGGCAATATCCAATTGTTCTGTCCAATAATCAAACAACAGCAATAAGAAAAAAACAGTACTAGAATAAACACAGAAAATAGGAGGCAACCATGGAATTCAGTGGAAGATCTCTCACTCTGTTCTAAAGCAATTGCTTTCTGGATAGTTGTACGAAAAAGAATGTTCCCGTTTCTCTGGTAGACACCCTGAGAATCAAGCAATATAAATACTTAAATGGGTTAAAGGCTTAAGGCAACTTCACCATATTCGAATCATAATAATCTGCAGTTGGAGCAGTTAATTGTTGCAAACTAGACACAATAGGGCAGTCAAGTTCTTTCCAGACAGTGCTAAACTTGAATAGGAATTGACCATGGTTAACAAAATGAATTTAATACTCACTAGACAAATGTTATTTAGCTCCCCCATCCTCTGGAAAGGGAT containing:
- the LOC113727024 gene encoding uncharacterized protein, with protein sequence MGQILDKVQGKEWRQRQIRKITDKVFDRFKNEQGRANLTFEDLYIAVLLVFNDINKRLPGPHFDPPSKEQVRALMQECDINLDGELNREEFVKFIQQLTKDTFITVSQGLIITLAVAPTVALVTKRTTEGVPGIGKVVQKLPNSVYASLVTLAIVLFQKAAALKD
- the LOC113727025 gene encoding large ribosomal subunit protein mL43-like, with product MALRGVWQLNKLIVSYCDWGGSSRGVRAFMESHLPAFKEISPQLEVVSELNRGQHPYLKGLYRNKNERVVSVKNMTPEDILLCATRLRNSLGRKVVKLKTRHVTKHPSVQGTWTTELKM